One Phycisphaerae bacterium DNA window includes the following coding sequences:
- a CDS encoding HAMP domain-containing histidine kinase encodes MRRPPNPSNHLTPSDSGSAATVDVETHIARLEEQLGVLKAQVRQAQQLAGLGTAAAMIAHEVSNLLSPVIAYAQYTIANFDEDLARKALERTLSNGRILMRMMERFHEVGSAKVGKAETFSVRDVADRAVESLCRPPSKDGITLSIEVDPSLTAWADPLQIQQVLFNLLHNARRAMNGTHNGRITISAQPEGNVIAIAVRDTGPGIDPEILPHLFDMFASTKSSKSGSEARCTGLGLALCRDLIEENGGTIEVESGARRGATFTLRLPAPA; translated from the coding sequence TTGCGACGACCACCGAATCCATCGAATCATTTGACCCCCTCCGACTCGGGATCCGCGGCGACCGTTGACGTCGAAACCCACATCGCCCGGCTCGAGGAGCAGCTTGGCGTCCTCAAAGCACAGGTGCGACAGGCCCAGCAGCTTGCCGGACTCGGCACCGCCGCGGCGATGATCGCCCACGAGGTCTCGAACCTGCTCTCCCCGGTCATCGCCTACGCCCAGTATACCATCGCCAACTTCGATGAGGACCTCGCCCGGAAGGCACTTGAACGAACATTGAGCAACGGCCGTATTCTCATGCGCATGATGGAGCGCTTTCACGAAGTCGGTTCGGCCAAGGTCGGAAAGGCGGAGACGTTCAGCGTGCGCGACGTGGCCGATCGCGCCGTGGAGAGTCTCTGTCGTCCGCCGTCGAAGGACGGGATCACGCTGAGCATCGAGGTCGATCCGTCGCTGACGGCCTGGGCCGACCCCCTGCAGATCCAGCAGGTGCTTTTCAACCTCCTGCACAATGCCCGGCGGGCCATGAATGGCACGCACAACGGGCGGATCACGATTTCGGCCCAGCCGGAAGGGAACGTGATCGCGATTGCGGTCCGCGACACGGGGCCGGGCATCGATCCCGAGATACTCCCCCACCTCTTCGACATGTTCGCCTCGACCAAGAGTTCGAAATCCGGCAGCGAGGCGCGCTGCACGGGGCTCGGCCTGGCCCTTTGCAGGGACCTGATCGAGGAGAACGGCGGAACGATCGAGGTCGAAAGCGGCGCTCGGCGCGGAGCGACGTTTACCCTGCGCCTGCCTGCTCCAGCCTGA